A region from the Lolium perenne isolate Kyuss_39 chromosome 4, Kyuss_2.0, whole genome shotgun sequence genome encodes:
- the LOC127295415 gene encoding receptor-like cytosolic serine/threonine-protein kinase RBK2 isoform X4 — MAMEPRNESSDKSAAVGAMSNKSGGGKSSRQSSDDLVSPRSVLDRCTTTSDNSCTAGTSTTTGVVAEPSTPESPQGDEPPSQWKGAMEAWRARTKRRLASGMSFGIRGGGSGKWRWPTAGHVNVEQHDLCTLRLSFRTFSLSELKKATRNFSKENVVGRGGHAKVYRGVLADGQLVAVKKLLPAPEKKDRVESFLSELGHAVNVRHPNVARLVGVGLEGGEHLVFPFSRLGCLSRRLHGHGGAGEEEGAMPWEARYRVALGAACGLEYLHERCARRIVHRDVKPDNILLKDDYEPLICDFGLAKWLPAKMTHYQVTTFEGTFGYVPPEYTTHGIFNEKTDVYAYGIVLLELLTGRRAIEGTAIPRQQG, encoded by the exons ATGGCGATGGAGCCGCGAAATGAATCTTCAGACAAAT CAGCGGCGGTCGGCGCCATGTCGAATAAGAGCGGTGGCGGCAAGTCGTCACGGCAGAGCAGCGACGATCTGGTGTCCCCGAGAAGCGTCCTCGACAGATGCACGACGACGAGCGACAATAGCTGCACGGCGGGGACGTCGACGACGACGGGTGTTGTCGCGGAACCGTCCACGCCAGAGTCACCGCAAGGCGATGAGCCACCGAGCCAGTGGAAGGGCGCGATGGAGGCGTGGCGGGCAAGGACGAAGCGCCGCCTGGCCTCCGGCATGAGTTTCGGCAtccgcggcggcggcagcggcaagTGGCGGTGGCCGACCGCGGGGCATGTGAACGTGGAGCAGCACGATCTGTGCACGCTGAGGCTGTCCTTCCGGACCTTCTCCCTCTCGGAGCTCAAGAAGGCCACCCGCAACTTCAGCAAGGAGAACGTGGTGGGCAGGGGCGGGCACGCCAAGGTGTACCGCGGGGTCCTCGCCGACGGGCAGCTTGTGGCCGTGAAGAAGCTGctgccggcgccggagaagaaggacCGCGTGGAGAGCTTCCTGTCGGAGCTGGGGCACGCGGTGAACGTGCGCCACCCGAACGTGGCCAGGCTCGTCGGCGTCGGGTTGGAGGGCGGCGAGCACCTGGTGTTCCCGTTCTCCCGCCTCGGGTGCCTCTCACGCAGGCTCCACGGGCACGGCGGCGCTGGCGAGGAGGAGGGGGCCATGCCGTGGGAGGCCAGGTACAGGGTAGCCCTCGGCGCGGCCTGCGGACTGGAGTACCTCCACGAGCGGTGCGCCAGGAGGATCGTGCACCGGGATGTCAAACCCGACAACATCCTGCTCAAAGACGACTACGAGCCCCTG ATATGTGATTTTGGGCTTGCGAAGTGGCTGCCGGCGAAGATGACGCACTACCAAGTAACCACCTTCGAAGGAACATTTGG TTATGTGCCGCCCGAGTACACGACACATGGCATCTTCAACGAGAAGACGGATGTGTATGCCTACGGTATCGTGCTGCTCGAGCTCCTCACCGGCCGTCGCGCCATCGAGG GTACGGCAATTCCTCGGCAACAAGGATGA
- the LOC127295415 gene encoding receptor-like cytosolic serine/threonine-protein kinase RBK2 isoform X2: MAMEPRNESSDKSAVGAMSNKSGGGKSSRQSSDDLVSPRSVLDRCTTTSDNSCTAGTSTTTGVVAEPSTPESPQGDEPPSQWKGAMEAWRARTKRRLASGMSFGIRGGGSGKWRWPTAGHVNVEQHDLCTLRLSFRTFSLSELKKATRNFSKENVVGRGGHAKVYRGVLADGQLVAVKKLLPAPEKKDRVESFLSELGHAVNVRHPNVARLVGVGLEGGEHLVFPFSRLGCLSRRLHGHGGAGEEEGAMPWEARYRVALGAACGLEYLHERCARRIVHRDVKPDNILLKDDYEPLICDFGLAKWLPAKMTHYQVTTFEGTFGYVPPEYTTHGIFNEKTDVYAYGIVLLELLTGRRAIEGRNLSLVTWVRQFLGNKDDSLKMVDPALGGRYDVEQLGHVTHAAELCIHNSPTQRPQMSQVVRILRGEEETHQRLVVHQKASNNRSANPHEIDGYDVPTPRRYQDDLSRHKALAFDF; the protein is encoded by the exons ATGGCGATGGAGCCGCGAAATGAATCTTCAGACAAAT CGGCGGTCGGCGCCATGTCGAATAAGAGCGGTGGCGGCAAGTCGTCACGGCAGAGCAGCGACGATCTGGTGTCCCCGAGAAGCGTCCTCGACAGATGCACGACGACGAGCGACAATAGCTGCACGGCGGGGACGTCGACGACGACGGGTGTTGTCGCGGAACCGTCCACGCCAGAGTCACCGCAAGGCGATGAGCCACCGAGCCAGTGGAAGGGCGCGATGGAGGCGTGGCGGGCAAGGACGAAGCGCCGCCTGGCCTCCGGCATGAGTTTCGGCAtccgcggcggcggcagcggcaagTGGCGGTGGCCGACCGCGGGGCATGTGAACGTGGAGCAGCACGATCTGTGCACGCTGAGGCTGTCCTTCCGGACCTTCTCCCTCTCGGAGCTCAAGAAGGCCACCCGCAACTTCAGCAAGGAGAACGTGGTGGGCAGGGGCGGGCACGCCAAGGTGTACCGCGGGGTCCTCGCCGACGGGCAGCTTGTGGCCGTGAAGAAGCTGctgccggcgccggagaagaaggacCGCGTGGAGAGCTTCCTGTCGGAGCTGGGGCACGCGGTGAACGTGCGCCACCCGAACGTGGCCAGGCTCGTCGGCGTCGGGTTGGAGGGCGGCGAGCACCTGGTGTTCCCGTTCTCCCGCCTCGGGTGCCTCTCACGCAGGCTCCACGGGCACGGCGGCGCTGGCGAGGAGGAGGGGGCCATGCCGTGGGAGGCCAGGTACAGGGTAGCCCTCGGCGCGGCCTGCGGACTGGAGTACCTCCACGAGCGGTGCGCCAGGAGGATCGTGCACCGGGATGTCAAACCCGACAACATCCTGCTCAAAGACGACTACGAGCCCCTG ATATGTGATTTTGGGCTTGCGAAGTGGCTGCCGGCGAAGATGACGCACTACCAAGTAACCACCTTCGAAGGAACATTTGG TTATGTGCCGCCCGAGTACACGACACATGGCATCTTCAACGAGAAGACGGATGTGTATGCCTACGGTATCGTGCTGCTCGAGCTCCTCACCGGCCGTCGCGCCATCGAGGGTAGAAACCTAAGCCTCGTCACTTGG GTACGGCAATTCCTCGGCAACAAGGATGATTCTCTTAAGATGGTTGACCCTGCCTTGGGCGGTCGATATGATGTGGAGCAGCTTGGCCATGTCACCCATGCGGCCGAACTATGCATCCACAACTCACCCACCCAGAGGCCCCAAATGAGCCAG GTCGTAAGAATACTCCGAGGAGAGGAGGAGACACACCAGAGACTCGTGGTGCACCAGAAAGCCAGCAATAACCGATCCGCCAATCCCCATGAAATAGATGGCTATGATGTACCCACACCAAGAAGGTATCAGGACGACCTGAGTCGCCACAAGGCTCTAGCCTTTGACTTCTAG
- the LOC127295415 gene encoding receptor-like cytosolic serine/threonine-protein kinase RBK2 isoform X1, translated as MAMEPRNESSDKSAAVGAMSNKSGGGKSSRQSSDDLVSPRSVLDRCTTTSDNSCTAGTSTTTGVVAEPSTPESPQGDEPPSQWKGAMEAWRARTKRRLASGMSFGIRGGGSGKWRWPTAGHVNVEQHDLCTLRLSFRTFSLSELKKATRNFSKENVVGRGGHAKVYRGVLADGQLVAVKKLLPAPEKKDRVESFLSELGHAVNVRHPNVARLVGVGLEGGEHLVFPFSRLGCLSRRLHGHGGAGEEEGAMPWEARYRVALGAACGLEYLHERCARRIVHRDVKPDNILLKDDYEPLICDFGLAKWLPAKMTHYQVTTFEGTFGYVPPEYTTHGIFNEKTDVYAYGIVLLELLTGRRAIEGRNLSLVTWVRQFLGNKDDSLKMVDPALGGRYDVEQLGHVTHAAELCIHNSPTQRPQMSQVVRILRGEEETHQRLVVHQKASNNRSANPHEIDGYDVPTPRRYQDDLSRHKALAFDF; from the exons ATGGCGATGGAGCCGCGAAATGAATCTTCAGACAAAT CAGCGGCGGTCGGCGCCATGTCGAATAAGAGCGGTGGCGGCAAGTCGTCACGGCAGAGCAGCGACGATCTGGTGTCCCCGAGAAGCGTCCTCGACAGATGCACGACGACGAGCGACAATAGCTGCACGGCGGGGACGTCGACGACGACGGGTGTTGTCGCGGAACCGTCCACGCCAGAGTCACCGCAAGGCGATGAGCCACCGAGCCAGTGGAAGGGCGCGATGGAGGCGTGGCGGGCAAGGACGAAGCGCCGCCTGGCCTCCGGCATGAGTTTCGGCAtccgcggcggcggcagcggcaagTGGCGGTGGCCGACCGCGGGGCATGTGAACGTGGAGCAGCACGATCTGTGCACGCTGAGGCTGTCCTTCCGGACCTTCTCCCTCTCGGAGCTCAAGAAGGCCACCCGCAACTTCAGCAAGGAGAACGTGGTGGGCAGGGGCGGGCACGCCAAGGTGTACCGCGGGGTCCTCGCCGACGGGCAGCTTGTGGCCGTGAAGAAGCTGctgccggcgccggagaagaaggacCGCGTGGAGAGCTTCCTGTCGGAGCTGGGGCACGCGGTGAACGTGCGCCACCCGAACGTGGCCAGGCTCGTCGGCGTCGGGTTGGAGGGCGGCGAGCACCTGGTGTTCCCGTTCTCCCGCCTCGGGTGCCTCTCACGCAGGCTCCACGGGCACGGCGGCGCTGGCGAGGAGGAGGGGGCCATGCCGTGGGAGGCCAGGTACAGGGTAGCCCTCGGCGCGGCCTGCGGACTGGAGTACCTCCACGAGCGGTGCGCCAGGAGGATCGTGCACCGGGATGTCAAACCCGACAACATCCTGCTCAAAGACGACTACGAGCCCCTG ATATGTGATTTTGGGCTTGCGAAGTGGCTGCCGGCGAAGATGACGCACTACCAAGTAACCACCTTCGAAGGAACATTTGG TTATGTGCCGCCCGAGTACACGACACATGGCATCTTCAACGAGAAGACGGATGTGTATGCCTACGGTATCGTGCTGCTCGAGCTCCTCACCGGCCGTCGCGCCATCGAGGGTAGAAACCTAAGCCTCGTCACTTGG GTACGGCAATTCCTCGGCAACAAGGATGATTCTCTTAAGATGGTTGACCCTGCCTTGGGCGGTCGATATGATGTGGAGCAGCTTGGCCATGTCACCCATGCGGCCGAACTATGCATCCACAACTCACCCACCCAGAGGCCCCAAATGAGCCAG GTCGTAAGAATACTCCGAGGAGAGGAGGAGACACACCAGAGACTCGTGGTGCACCAGAAAGCCAGCAATAACCGATCCGCCAATCCCCATGAAATAGATGGCTATGATGTACCCACACCAAGAAGGTATCAGGACGACCTGAGTCGCCACAAGGCTCTAGCCTTTGACTTCTAG
- the LOC127295415 gene encoding receptor-like cytosolic serine/threonine-protein kinase RBK2 isoform X3, giving the protein MAMEPRNESSDKSAAVGAMSNKSGGGKSSRQSSDDLVSPRSVLDRCTTTSDNSCTAGTSTTTGVVAEPSTPESPQGDEPPSQWKGAMEAWRARTKRRLASGMSFGIRGGGSGKWRWPTAGHVNVEQHDLCTLRLSFRTFSLSELKKATRNFSKENVVGRGGHAKVYRGVLADGQLVAVKKLLPAPEKKDRVESFLSELGHAVNVRHPNVARLVGVGLEGGEHLVFPFSRLGCLSRRLHGHGGAGEEEGAMPWEARYRVALGAACGLEYLHERCARRIVHRDVKPDNILLKDDYEPLICDFGLAKWLPAKMTHYQVTTFEGTFGSVVMCRPSTRHMASSTRRRMCMPTVSCCSSSSPAVAPSRVRQFLGNKDDSLKMVDPALGGRYDVEQLGHVTHAAELCIHNSPTQRPQMSQVVRILRGEEETHQRLVVHQKASNNRSANPHEIDGYDVPTPRRYQDDLSRHKALAFDF; this is encoded by the exons ATGGCGATGGAGCCGCGAAATGAATCTTCAGACAAAT CAGCGGCGGTCGGCGCCATGTCGAATAAGAGCGGTGGCGGCAAGTCGTCACGGCAGAGCAGCGACGATCTGGTGTCCCCGAGAAGCGTCCTCGACAGATGCACGACGACGAGCGACAATAGCTGCACGGCGGGGACGTCGACGACGACGGGTGTTGTCGCGGAACCGTCCACGCCAGAGTCACCGCAAGGCGATGAGCCACCGAGCCAGTGGAAGGGCGCGATGGAGGCGTGGCGGGCAAGGACGAAGCGCCGCCTGGCCTCCGGCATGAGTTTCGGCAtccgcggcggcggcagcggcaagTGGCGGTGGCCGACCGCGGGGCATGTGAACGTGGAGCAGCACGATCTGTGCACGCTGAGGCTGTCCTTCCGGACCTTCTCCCTCTCGGAGCTCAAGAAGGCCACCCGCAACTTCAGCAAGGAGAACGTGGTGGGCAGGGGCGGGCACGCCAAGGTGTACCGCGGGGTCCTCGCCGACGGGCAGCTTGTGGCCGTGAAGAAGCTGctgccggcgccggagaagaaggacCGCGTGGAGAGCTTCCTGTCGGAGCTGGGGCACGCGGTGAACGTGCGCCACCCGAACGTGGCCAGGCTCGTCGGCGTCGGGTTGGAGGGCGGCGAGCACCTGGTGTTCCCGTTCTCCCGCCTCGGGTGCCTCTCACGCAGGCTCCACGGGCACGGCGGCGCTGGCGAGGAGGAGGGGGCCATGCCGTGGGAGGCCAGGTACAGGGTAGCCCTCGGCGCGGCCTGCGGACTGGAGTACCTCCACGAGCGGTGCGCCAGGAGGATCGTGCACCGGGATGTCAAACCCGACAACATCCTGCTCAAAGACGACTACGAGCCCCTG ATATGTGATTTTGGGCTTGCGAAGTGGCTGCCGGCGAAGATGACGCACTACCAAGTAACCACCTTCGAAGGAACATTTGGGTCGGTCG TTATGTGCCGCCCGAGTACACGACACATGGCATCTTCAACGAGAAGACGGATGTGTATGCCTACGGTATCGTGCTGCTCGAGCTCCTCACCGGCCGTCGCGCCATCGAGG GTACGGCAATTCCTCGGCAACAAGGATGATTCTCTTAAGATGGTTGACCCTGCCTTGGGCGGTCGATATGATGTGGAGCAGCTTGGCCATGTCACCCATGCGGCCGAACTATGCATCCACAACTCACCCACCCAGAGGCCCCAAATGAGCCAG GTCGTAAGAATACTCCGAGGAGAGGAGGAGACACACCAGAGACTCGTGGTGCACCAGAAAGCCAGCAATAACCGATCCGCCAATCCCCATGAAATAGATGGCTATGATGTACCCACACCAAGAAGGTATCAGGACGACCTGAGTCGCCACAAGGCTCTAGCCTTTGACTTCTAG